A region from the Tigriopus californicus strain San Diego chromosome 9, Tcal_SD_v2.1, whole genome shotgun sequence genome encodes:
- the LOC131887217 gene encoding fibroin heavy chain-like: MAKEEKKTFISTTVKDSFFDDPFFKDWWRDFDMPVKPATQQVETQITGTGTPRRSLLDSFFDLKSGKSSGFASASTIAQQSSMSLKNGQYSIEVDIQGFDPEDIDLRVEKGELIVAGERQVKRGNSFSKRLFNQKFQLPKGIDINKIESEVHSDGKLFIFAPQLEAERVGDDDESSREVTKSGETTTTSSEAEIALEGGGTAKTATSGTSSKKSQVSNIKKEAADGSFEEEIVEEEEFFEESSSTTTSTMQSFGNMDMGMGSLGFEGFGNMGSFGSGMLKKFDMGFPSLKMGGAGGTTNTTTTKTEEKLKAERGRVIEMSKNESTKSDIREMTIPIAITRDGGVAKPKTPKPRLLPFQLEFSSSDKSMPSADDMLAQVQKQMEKMQQATMGQLQEQLASNEDDQKPQPANNTELENQEFFVPLSQIGNVQRDALAEATAMAKRKGEHFELVVNIQRFAPEEVKVYVTGQNVIVQAEHKTPEGFVTDSYEQKFSLPEDVDTERLTSGISRDGILMVRVPRKSPERLIPIQYDAKINAVQQALQKSEIKIETSKSSQQIREELAKENIEPMKIEKQEDAIKAASAEVIEALTIGAAQQAGSEAGEEAGAKVAALEAQNFAKAAIETAVLETAQAIGMEIAGELGAKMAIQAAKEVGLAAGLAVAAEVGSEVGREVGRVAGAQAASIAGAEELAKMNMAEITEEKAKELQPKFVEIGKDVGTKIGENAGTDAGKNIDLDRPVKEAQDAAKSAAEKAALKVKDLVDLANEIGTTEGGSAGQEAGKEAGALAGETVAVEAAVRAAEEAAAKVAEVIIGEAGIKIGQDIGRSVGKQIAMKLGKEMGAEAGEPAGKEAGIEAGIAAANEEIAKENPMEINDEKLKQIRIKVKAIIRKKAQTVGAKAGEEAGKKIDINAIILEAIEEAKRVAEATALDIKAFETMGAEIAEEAGKKAGEITGKDAGAIAGEKVAIEAVMKEALAMAEKTGAAIFGEVGAKLGKEAGEKAAKEIASRLGRELGADAGQSAGLLAGGESGMMAGKAEAQKHNVMEMNVEQINYLKTSLGQLGEKVGKEAGTKAGTDAGSKIDIPRILKETLDSAKKAAEQAANFAKASEQEATAKAVEEIAINGAKEAGEIAGEAAAKEVAADAAIEALLGDIIKVSEEEGAKKGNEVYGEFGAQIGKEAAVAAGKKAAIAKIQELIGSVAGQMGKEAGGEAGLAAGKVELKKHDLKSITKDKIATIRAAFEQVGTISGKAAGISAAKLAFKKIDVELVMAEVRVAASQSAEKYAIKAREFCKMAVKIAEEAGAKAGKSTGKTIGAESGEDAGGKAGEEVGREAGLKAGTEIGGENGGRIGAETGAAAGKKFGLKVGKLAGIKAGETFGFQFGRIAGGKAGLEEAMKAFKIGITKEKVASLKKIFIEVGTAAGTTAGTTAGKTEGAKAGDEEGRKFAYEEGAKAGAAAARKAIAGEAKFLKAQGLEIGDKIGADAGEKAGLEAGEKAGADEAGKLGGDEGERIGREIAGEEGAKIGREIGEEVARLAGAKLGRKVGRTAGLHAGRKAGAEAASKAGEIAAKTMTRDMVDKLKKLFEEAAANAGSAAGAKAGMEEAIRAVQRIAIEAAAKAAREKILALASRGEIKLSASWKPTALISIIATRSDLSDMDKIKLAARAKMEGNLKELLPQKFASKGLKKDEDELEGKLRFGDHSSAQASEDVDPMDKWKTVVFTDLPDADKKPGRSDGIKDNVNSLRRRFETQNMKDNEAYVIM, translated from the exons ATGGcgaaggaagaaaagaagacaTTCATTTCCACTACGGTGAAAGACTCTTTTTTCGATGATCCGTTCTTCAAGGATTGGTGGAGGGATTTTGATATGCCTGTCAAACCCGCCACTCAGCAAGTGGAAACCCAGATTACAG GAACAGGAACACCTCGTCGATCACTGTTGGATTCCTTTTTTGATCTGAAGTCGGGCAAAAGCTCAGGGTTCGCGTCTGCTTCGACCATTGCCCAACAATCGTCCATGTCCCTGAAAAATGGGCAGTATTCAATTGAAGTGGATATTCAAGGCTTTGATCCAGAGGACATTGATCTTCGAGTAGAGAAAGGAGAACTCATCGTGGCTGGAGAGCGACAAGTCAAGCGAGGAAACTCCTTTTCCAAGCGTCTCTTCAAtcagaaatttcaattgcCCAAGGGCATTGATATCAATAAAATCGAATCAGAAGTCCATTCTGATGGGAAATTGTTCATCTTTGCCCCTCAATTGGAGGCTGAACGAGTGGGTGATGACGATGAGAGCAGCCGGGAGGTCACCAAGTCAGGTGAAACCACAACAACGTCGTCCGAGGCCGAGATTGCCTTGGAAGGAGGTGGAACTGCAAAAACAGCGACTTCTGGAACCAGTTCCAAGAAATCCCAAGTTTCCAACATCAAGAAAGAAGCGGCCGATGGATCGTTTGAAGAAGAGATTGTGGAAGAGGAGGAGTTCTTTGAGGAATCATCATCGACTACTACCAGCACCATGCAATCCTTTGGAAACATGGACATGGGTATGGGCAGCCTTGGATTCGAAGGCTTTGGTAACATGGGCAGCTTTGGGTCTGGAATGTTGAAGAAATTCGATATGGGATTCCCGTCCCTCAAAATGGGAGGAGCGGGTGGAACCACCAACACTACAACCACCAAAACGGAAGAGAAGCTGAAGGCCGAGAGGGGTCGAGTCATCGAGATGTCTAAGAATGAAAGCACCAAATCAGACATCAGGGAAATGACCATTCCAATTGCCATAACCCGAGATGGAGGCGTGGCCAAACCCAAGACACCAAAGCCAAGGCTCTTGCCTTTCCAGTTGGAATTCTCCTCCTCAGACAAGTCGATGCCGAGTGCTGATGACATGTTAGCTCAGGTCCAAAAGCAAATGGAGAAGATGCAACAAGCTACCATGGGACAACTTCAAGAACAATTGGCGTCCAATGAGGATGATCAAAAGCCGCAACCGGCAAATAATACAGAGTTGGAAAATCAAGAGTTCTTCGTCCCTCTCAGTCAAATCGGCAATGTTCAACGAGATGCTTTAGCCGAAGCCACTGCCATGGCAAAGAGGAAAGGCGAACATTTCGAGCTTGTGGTCAACATTCAAAGGTTTGCTCCTGAAGAGGTCAAGGTCTACGTCACCGGACAGAACGTCATTGTTCAAGCTGAACACAAGACTCCAGAGGGCTTTGTCACCGACAGCTATGAGCAAAAGTTTAGCCTTCCAGAGGATGTAGACACCGAGAGACTGACTTCGGGAATATCTCGCGATGGTATCTTGATGGTTCGCGTCCCAAGAAAGAGCCCAGAGCGATTAATTCCTATTCAGTACGATGCCAAGATCAATGCAGTGCAGCAAGCATTACAGAAATCGGAAATCAAAATCGAAACAAGCAAGAGCTCGCAACAGATACGGGAAGAATTGGCGAAAGAGAACATCGAACCTATGAAAATTGAGAAACAAGAAGATGCCATTAAGGCTGCTTCAGCCGAGGTCATCGAGGCTCTTACCATTGGTGCCGCTCAACAAGCTGGCAGTGAGGCAGGAGAGGAAGCTGGGGCGAAAGTTGCTGCTCTAGAGGCTCAAAATTTCGCCAAGGCTGCCATCGAAACAGCTGTTTTAGAAACCGCTCAAGCCATTGGTATGGAGATCGCGGGAGAACTTGGAGCCAAAATGGCCATCCAAGCTGCCAAGGAGGTCGGTTTAGCAGCAGGTTTGGCAGTTGCTGCCGAGGTTGGGTCCGAAGTCGGTCGCGAGGTTGGAAGAGTCGCAGGTGCTCAAGCTGCTTCCATTGCCGGAGCTGAGGAACTGGCCAAGATGAACATGGCTGAAATCACCGAGGAGAAGGCCAAGGAACTTCAGCCCAAATTTGTGGAAATCGGCAAAGACGTTGGAACAAAGATTGGCGAGAACGCTGGAACAGACGCTGGTAAAAATATCGACCTCGACCGACCCGTCAAAGAGGCACAAGACGCCGCCAAATCAGCCGCTGAAAAAGCAGCCCTCAAAGTCAAGGACTTGGTTGATctggcaaatgaaattggaacaactgaAGGTGGCTCCGCTGGTCAAGAGGCAGGAAAAGAGGCAGGAGCTCTAGCTGGCGAGACAGTGGCCGTCGAAGCCGCTGTGCGAGCAGCAGAAGAGGCTGCAGCTAAAGTAGCAGAAGTCATTATCGGAGAAGctggcatcaaaattggccaagataTTGGCAGATCTGTTGGCAAGCAAATCGCCATGAAGTTGGGCAAAGAAATGGGGGCCGAGGCTGGAGAACCTGCTGGAAAAGAGGCCGGAATTGAAGCTGGCATTGCTGCGGCAAACGAGGAAATAGCCAAGGAAAATCCAATGGAAATAAATGACGAAAAACTGAAGCAGATCAGAATCAAGGTCAAAGCCATAATCAGGAAGAAGGCCCAGACGGTCGGGGCCAAGGCTGGTGAGGAAGCAGGAAAGAAAATCGACATCAACGCAATCATATTGGAGGCCATTGAAGAGGCTAAACGAGTTGCAGAAGCCACTGCCCTTGACATCAAGGCTTTTGAAACAATGGGCGCAGAGATTGCTGAGGAAGCCGGCAAAAAGGCTGGTGAAATCACAGGCAAAGACGCTGGAGCCATTGCTGGTGAAAAGGTTGCCATTGAAGCAGTCATGAAAGAAGCACTGGCAATGGCCGAGAAGACTGGAGCTGCAATCTTCGGCGAGGTTGGCGCCAAATTGGGCAAGGAAGCTGGTGAAAAGGCTGCCAAAGAGATTGCATCACGACTTGGACGTGAACTTGGCGCTGATGCTGGTCAATCTGCTGGTCTTTTGGCTGGAGGCGAATCCGGCATGATGGCTGGCAAAGCCGAAGCCCAAAAACACAacgtcatggaaatgaacgtgGAGCAAATCAATTACTTGAAAACCTCATTGGGCCAATTGGGAGAAAAGGTTGGCAAAGAGGCTGGAACAAAGGCTGGAACCGATGCTGGATCCAAGATTGATATTCCACGAATCTTGAAGGAGACGTTAGATTCCGCTAAAAAGGCTGCTGAACAGGCAgccaattttgccaaggccagCGAGCAAGAAGCCACTGCTAAGGCTGTGGAGGAAATTGCTATCAATGGAGCCAAAGAAGCCGGTGAAATTGCCGGAGAAGCTGCAGCAAAAGAGGTGGCAGCAGATGCGGCCATCGAAGCCCTCCTTGGCGATATCATCAAAGTCAGCGAAGAAGAGGGAGCCAAAAAGGGAAATGAAGTCTACGGGGAATTTGGCGCCCAGATTGGAAAAGAGGCTGCAGTTGCCGCGGGTAAGAAGGCCGCTATTGCCAAGATTCAAGAGCTCATTGGTAGTGTTGCTGGGCAAATGGGCAAAGAAGCTGGTGGAGAAGCAGGTCTTGCCGCTGGTAAAGTAGAGTTGAAGAAACACGACTTGAAATCCATCACAAAAGACAAGATCGCTACCATCCGCGCTGCTTTCGAACAAGTTGGAACGATCTCAGGAAAAGCTGCCGGCATTAGCGCGGCCAAATTGGCTTTTAAAAAGATCGATGTGGAACTTGTAATGGCTGAGGTTCGGGTTGCAGCCAGTCAATCTGCAGAAAAATACGCCATCAAAGCCAGAGAATTCTGCAAGATGGCTGTGAAGATTGCTGAGGAGGCTGGAGCCAAGGCAGGCAAGTCCACTGGAAAGACCATTGGAGCCGAATCTGGTGAAGATGCTGGTGGAAAAGCTGGTGAAGAAGTGGGTCGAGAGGCTGGTCTTAAGGCCGGAACCGAAATTGGTGGGGAGAATGGGGGTCGTATTGGTGCCGAAACTGGCGCAGCTGCTGGTAAAAAGTTTGGCTTGAAAGTGGGCAAGTTGGCTGGCATCAAGGCCGGTGAGACCTTTGGGTTCCAATTTGGGCGTATTGCTGGAGGGAAAGCAGGCCTAGAGGAAGCTATGAaggctttcaaaattggaattaCCAAAGAAAAAGTGGCTTCACTGAAGAAAATCTTTATCGAGGTGGGCACGGCCGCAGGAACCACAGCTGGAACAACCGCCGGAAAGACCGAAGGGGCCAAGGCTGGCgatgaagaaggaagaaagtTCGCCTATGAAGAGGGAGCAAAGGCCGGTGCAGCAGCGGCCAGGAAGGCCATTGCTGGCGAGGCCAAGTTCTTGAAGGCTCAAGGTCTGGAAATCGGCGACAAGATCGGAGCAGATGCTGGTGAAAAGGCTGGTCTAGAGGCTGGTGAAAAGGCCGGCGCTGATGAAGCAGGCAAATTGGGTGGCGATGAGGGTGAAAGGATTGGTCGCGAAATCGCTGGCGAGGAAGGCGCCAAAATTGGTCGGGAGATTGGTGAAGAGGTTGCTAGACTCGCTGGAGCTAAACTTGGAAGAAAAGTGGGTCGCACAGCCGGTCTTCATGCCGGTCGCAAAGCAGGGGCTGAAGCTGCCTCCAAAGCCGGCGAGATTGCAGCTAAAACCATGACCAGAGATATGGttgacaaattgaagaaactaTTTGAAGAGGCTGCCGCCAACGCTGGATCAGCTGCAGGTGCCAAAGCTGGTATGGAGGAGGCCATTCGAGCAGTTCAACGAATTGCTATTGAGGCTGCTGCCAAAGCTGCTAGAGAGAAgattttggccttggcttcCAGGGGCGAAATTAAACTCTCTGCCTCGTGGAAACCCACGGctctcatttcaatcattgCAACCAGAAGTGACCTTAGTGACATGGACAAAATCAAGCTAGCTGCCAGAGCCAAAATGGAGGGCAATCTGAAGGAGCTCTTGCCTCAAAAGTTTGCCTCCAAAGGTCTCAagaaagacgaagacgaaCTGGAGGGTAAACTAAGATTTGGAGACCATTCCAGTGCTCAAGCGTCTGAGGATGTCGATCCCATGGACAAATGGAAGACCGTGGTGTTCACTGACCTTCCTGATGCGGATAAGAAGCCCGGTCGATCCGATGGAATCAAGGACAACGTCAATTCCTTGCGCCGACGATTTGAAACACAGAATATGAAAGATAATGAAGCATATGTTATTATGTAA